The DNA segment GGTTCGTTTTTGAAAACCGAAACGACAAAACTCCAAATTACGTTTTAGGAACATTAGAAAGAATCCAAAAGAGACTTGATAAAATCGAAATTTCGGTCGGGGGGAGTGTTTTTAGAACCTATGATCTTGACTATTCTTACGGTCCGGGTACCGGTAGATCAATTCTTAGCAAGATTAAAAGGTCCGGAAATAATTCATTTGGTTCTGAAAGTTTTGACGACATAGATTTTACTTATACGAATCAAGCAGGTAGCTTTTCGATCGGCAGTCTCGATTATCAAGTTTTCACGGATACGACAACAATGAATGTTTTCATTCCAAATATCGCCGTCGATTTTTTAAACGTCTTTTTCAATAGTAGCCTTCCTTATCATCCTTCTGCATTGGATACAAATATCGATGCCTCTCTCCAATATGTAGTGAAAGTTCCGGTCCCGGATCGAAACGCGTGTAACTTAGGACTTGCATCCTGCCTTTGTGCTTTGCTGGTTCCCTGTTGGGGTGGAAATCAAGGGTTCTTAGAATATTTGGCTGGGAACTGTGCCGGATTTTTAGGTTGGGGCGGACCGGACGCCTGTGCGAATGGAGTAACCTCTGCACTGACTGCGTGGTTGCCCATGGATTTAAATGGTGACGGCATATCTGATTTTGTTGCCATTAACGGGACTGAAGAGACTGGATCTATTCATTTGACGGGGCATATCCAGCGAATAGGACAGAATCCAAGTACATTCTCTAGTTGGAATATTCCGATTCACTATAATACTTTCTATCAACCTGTCGACCTGAACGGGGACGGGAAAACCGATTTTGCTTATGAAGACGGGGGGAAGTTATGGGGAATTTACTCGAACGGTTCCAGTTTTAGCGCACCTGTGCTGTTTGGGAACGTTAGTTTAGCGGGCGCAAATCGGAATATGAGTATTTTTAGTCCCTACGAATATCGATTCCATTATGGTCCGAATAGCACTTCCCCGTTAACGAGCAATCGTCCTGCTGCAGACTTTTTTGCTGATATGAACGGAGATGAATTGACCGATTTCGTTCACGCAAACGGCGGCAGTTTTTCCATTTATATCAACCGTGAAACCTATTTCGATAATCCGATCGTGATTGCCGGAGGGAACGATTTTTTTCTGAACGCAATGGTCGATATGACCGGAGACGGGAAAGCTGATTATCTTCAATTAATCCAGACTTATGACAATCCGACTTTGAGTGCTCTTCGATCTCAAAAGGCCGCACTGGACACCTTGATGGCCCAGTATCAAGCGGAACATACAAGAGCGAAATCGGTTGCCAATTCTCTTCCCGTTTCGACGACAGGGGATACGATCACGGAGGAGGATTTCCAAGAATTTGTTGCCTATTTGGATTCGAACGGGAATAGCTTCCTCGCGGACTATTATGAACTGAATGGCAGTGCATTCAATTATGATAGTGTAGACTTGGCAAATCTTCAAACTGCTCTGGAAAGTATAGTTAGCGCTAAAATGAATTTCGTAGGAGAACAAAGTTATACAATCAACACCCAGATCGGAGCGATCTATGCTCAAGGTACTGTGGGCCAAGCGACTTACGCCTTGCAGATCAGAAGTTTTAACCTGGGTAACGGAACTTCACAAGTCAGTACGTATTCTATGTCGAATTTGGTCGATCCTGAAAAAAGCACGTTAGTGGATGTAAACGGAGACGGGGTCTTAGACTTTGTTTCGTTTACGGGAACTCAAAGTGTAGTCTCAATTTTTATGGGAAACGCGTTTTCCAATCCGATCGTGACAAACTTAAATGCAAGTAACGGTAAGAACTTATCACAGTTTAATTTTGGTGAAGTGAACGGAGATGGGTTGTCCGATTTGGTGCTTTTCAATCGAGAATCGCAGAGATTTGAAACGTACCTTTCTAACGGGAACGGTAATTTCACTTTGAACAATCATTATTCTTTCGGCGGCTTTGCTCCGCAGGAGTATACGGATGGAAACGGCATCGAGAGGGGGGATCAGTTTCAAATTTCTTTACAGGACATGAATTTGGACGGCATATCCGACCTAAGTCTCGTTTTTTTGAATGTTGGAAAAACGATGGGAAAGGTTTATTATCGATACAGTTCTGCGAGAAACTCCGGAGAAGATTTACTCCAGGTCGCATCCAATGCTTCCGGGAATCAAAGTTCGAGAGTGCAATACGCTCTGACGAACCAACATCCGGGAGCAACTCAACCTGGAACAGGGAACTATCCGAATGTGCCTAACGTGTCTCCCGGTTTTCTGGTAGTTCAGTCGGAGATAGACATGTCAACGGGTGTTACTCATCGAAAAAATTATTCTTATTCGAATTTGAGATACAATCAAGGTACAAGGGGAGTCGCAAGAAGTCTCGGCTTTGCTTCGATCCGGGAAACGGACGTAAACACGGGATTTTATAAAATCACGGATTACTTTCAAAACGATTATCGTTTGTCGGGTTCTCCACAATCCGAACGAAATTATAATGCGTCCGATAATATACTTCGATCTACCGTTTATTCGGCCCATTCTTTCCCCAATCCTTTCGGAACTGAAATCGCAGTTCCGGGATCGGTTACTTCTAATCTTTATCAAAACGGGAACCTGCTAACTACATCCGCTAAATCGATTGTCTATGACTCCTATGGTTTTACGACGAGTGAAGGCGAAGTCATCGGCTCTCACTCGATTACGAATGCAACTCAGTATTTGCATGATACGACCGCATGGAGAATAGGAAGAGTCGTTCGATCCAGAAAAAACGTGGATGGAACCTGGGTGGAAGATTCGCAATTCCATTATACGGGTGAAAATCTTACTTCTAAGACTCAATTTCCAGCGAGCTCAACTCCTCTGACGACCACGTTCGGTTATGATTCGTATGGAAATGTGATCTCAGTCAACGATCCTTCAAGCGGTTTAAGCACGATCACATACGACCCGGTTCTCAATCATTTTCCGATTTCAAAGACGAACGCACTCGGTCACGTTACGACTGCGAGTTATGATTCTGCGACCGGTCTTGAGCTTTCCATCACAGATCAAAACGGCGCCGTTACTTCTACAAATTACGATGCTTATGGTAGAAAATTGAGTGTGATTTATCCTGGAGAATCGAGTCCGAACGAAACGTATCAATACGAGAATACCGGAATTTACGACGTAAACAATCATACGAATAACGAATCGGTTGCTAAAAGCGTTCGGGATACAGTGAGCGGAAGCGAGAATGTTTCTAAAATCTACCGCGATCCATTCGGCAATACGATCCGGACCGAAAATAATACGGCCGTTTCCGGAGTGAATACGATCGAAGAGTTTCAGTTCGATTATTCGATCGGAAAGTTGATTCGAAAATCGCTTCAGTATCTCAGTGTGCAAACTCCACAATACGTCACGTTTCAATACAATCATCCGGACGGAGACTTATCCTCCATGGTGGAGCCCGCCTCCACGGGATCGATTTTGACAACAGTATCCAAGAGCGGTTATACTGAAACGAAATCGACCACCTATCCGGACGGGCAAACGGAAAGCCGCAGTGAAACCATAAACGAACTCGGACAAACCGTAAGCCGAACGGAAAACGGAAGGACAATCTCGTACGTATATTCTCCGTTTGGTGAGGTTCGGACGATCACGGACGTTTCTGGGGTTACAACGAATATTACCTATGACAGCATCGGCAGAAGGATATCCACACAAGATCCGAACTCGGGCGCTATTTCGTTCGGCTACGATTCTCAGGGTAGAATTTCGAGTCAGACAGACGCGAGAGGGAAGAGCATTCAATTTACCTATGACGCTTTGGGAAGAATTCTCACTCAGAATACTAACGGCGGGGAGGCGTCGATACAATTTACATACGACGACGCAAGTGTTCCTTTTTCCAAAGGAAGACTGACGAAGGTTGTGGATGAAAGCGGTCAGACGGAATTTCGCTTTAATCAACGAGGTGAAACGATTCAAAAAACGAAGATCGTGGACGACATTACTGCGATTTTTAAGACGGACTATGATTCTTTAGGAAGAGTGGTGACTAACACGTATCCGGACGGAACGAAACTTCATTCTTTATATACTCCAACGGGGAGTGTTTCGAACATCACGATGGATAGCGCAGATGGTACTAGTGTGGGTCATTCAGTGGTTCGGTATGAGGGACCAACTTTGAATGGAAACGGAGATCCAATTGTAAGACGAGTGACCGGAAACGGCGTGACGATGGAAATTGCATTCGAACCGACGGAACAAAAACCGCTTGCACTTACAACTCGCAAACCGGACGGAACGGTGATCGGTAACGTTGAATATTCCTATGACGGCAAGGGTCAATTGACTAGAATCGAAGACAGGTTGAATCCATCCAGAAGTCAGAACTTTACTTTGGACAATTTTGGAAGAGTCACGCAAGCTACGGGAAAATACGGTTCTCATGTATATTCGTATTCTGCGAACGGTAACTTATTACAAAAAGCGAATTATACCTTGAGCTATGGTGATCCTCAACATGCGAACGCAGTCACAACCGCTTCGAGCGCGAATACTGGCACGATGAATTACGGATACGACGCGAGCGGGAATATGGTTTCCAGAAACGGAGACGCATTGCGCTACGACAGTTATGGAAAATTGATTGAGATTACACCGAACGGAACGACAGAGACGATTCGATATTCTTACGACTATACTGGAAATCGAATCAAATCGGTAACGAACAATACGTTGACAACGAGTTACTTTTTCGGAAACGACTATGAGATCTTGAGAGTTTCAGGGACACCGGAACGACATACGTTGTATGTGAAAGGAATCCAAGGGGAAACCGTCGCACAGCTGACAAGGGAAGATGCAACGTTGCAGTTAGCGGAAGCAAGAACAAGTTCTTCGTCAAAAGAAAATTCTATTGAATCGTTTGTCGGGAGAATTGTGGGAACTCATAGAAGCGGGGACAATGGCTCGGAAGAATCGGTGATTTCTGTTTTTGTGGGAACACTAACAAATCCGTTTTGCAAGGACGTTGCGATCGATTGTGGGAACTATTACAAGAATCGAATTCGGGGAAGACTTGTTTCCATCTTCGGCAATTCGTCTTATTTTCAAGGTGGAGCGCCTACGCATCTTTTCTATGCGATTTATTTTTTGATTCTTTTGGGATTTTTCTATTTCGCATATCCGTATTTCCTGAAAGGAAATGAACTTTTACAAAACCTATCATGGCGCGGTGCGGGAACTCCTGCGGTGATTGTGGCCGTATTTGTGATGACGTCTCTTCCCGGATGCGGAATTCTTCCAGGAACTGGAAGCAAACAAGGAGATCCTCCTTGGCTTTTAGCGATGGGATCGAATGTAACTTCGGGAACGCCGAATATTCAGAATCCGGGAATCAATTCTCCAGGAGGAGGAGAAGCGGGAGGAACCCCAGTCAACGGAATGTATTTCTATCACCCTGACCATTTGGGTTCTGTAACAATGATCACAGACGGATATGGAAATCCAGCAAGTGGACCCGAGCCAGGAGTGAGTTACGTATCCTACGAACCTTACGGTTCGATCAACCGAAACGATTCGTATGGTCCTGATATATTCCGTTACAAATACACGGGTCAGTCAGAGGACAAGGAGACAGGTCTTTACTTTTACAAATCTCGGTATTACGATCCGGTCTTGGGAAGATACTTACAAGCGGATTCGGTTGTGGATCCGAAGTCAGTGAACGGCCAGAATCGTTATATGTATGTAGAAGGGAATCCTGTTGGAGCGACCGATCCGTCGGGTCACAGTTTGGACCTAACATTTTATGCAGCGTTGTATCAATACGCGCAGATGCCGAACAATGCTCAGAAGGAGCAAAGTAATTTGATGTTGTTGTATTTGCACAATCAGCAGATTCGAAACACGTCTGGGCCTGGTTGTCCGGCAAGTGGAAAGAATTCTCTAGTATTTGGTAATTTTCAAGGGAATGGACGTTGTGGGGGAAGCTTGCCTAAAGATGTTACATTAGGAATGGCTGTAATATATGCCGGTCTTTCGCTTTTTAATAATGAAAGTGCTGCAGCTTTTGCTCTTGCTTATTACTTTCTTTACAAACCAAACTCAGCCTTAACGATCGTAGATCGTTCAGGAATCGCTCATGATGAAGAACACAAGTGGTCCTCGAGCAAGCAAGCGATTCATGCAAACGAAGATTGGATCAAACAATCCTGGGGCAATTTTTATTCGATCAATGAACAGAAGGCAGCTTACAATCGGGAATATGACGCGTTACCGAAGAGTTATGATCGGTATGGTGGTACAGGTAAATCGATAATAGCCGGAGTGAATTACGCAGCGACTACCTTATTTGATTATGAAGCATTGCGTGTAGGGACCACTCTCTTTGCCATCCAAAATGTAGTTGGTTATACACTTCAATTTGCTCATCATGCAACCTTTGTTCACAAAGGACGATACAACAACTTTTGGAAACCGAATAAATGGAAATTATGATAAAAGGAGAAAGAGGATGAAAACGACCTTACCTAAGTTATTTATGATCGTTTTGTCAGTTTATTTTAATGTGAGTTGTTACATTGGAACACAGAGAGATTCTTGTAGATACAATCTAAAAGAGAGTTTCGTGGCTCACCATTGCAGAGAAATATTTCCGATTTTATTATTAGGAAGTTCTACTGCCGCAAACAGCCCCGATGCTTTGCAACGGAAAGAACAACTTATCAACTTTGAGCTTCTGAATTGCCTTGATTACTACGAGCGACTTCAAGAGTGCAATAAAGAAGAAAATCGTTTTATTCCGAGTATTTACGGCATCAATTCAAATCCTGCTTCGGACACTTTTACTGAAAGGATAGCAGAAAAATGATCTTATGAAATTAAAAATCTTACCTTTGATTCTTTTGCTTTTGGTTTCTTGCGTTGCGGACTCGACTAGATCGAATTGTCGAGACGATTTGAGTATGATAAATTTTGAAAGGGATATGATGTTAACCTTGTTGCTATCGGAGGCAGGAAAAGACAAGGTAAGCGAAGAGCAATATGCATCAAACAAGTCATTGAATTTCGCATATTACTATTATTTAAATGAGAAATCGCTTGAAAAGGAGCGAAGATGCGAAGGTGACTTTTTTATTAAATTATTCTCCCCTGAGTCAAAGGATTTGAAATAAGATTCGCCCCCGCGTTAAGGATCGATGCGTGGTCAAGTTATTGCTAAAACTGAAGAATGATTTGTTTAAAACCAACCTCCAATAACTTGACCGAAGCTGAGAGCCTGGACCGCGTAGCGGTAACGCCCGAAGCAAACAAGGAGATCCTCCTTGGCTATTGGCGATGGGATCGAATGTAACTTCGGGAACGCCGAATATTCAGAATCCGGGAATCAATTCTCCAGGAGGAGGAGAAGCGGGAGGAACCCCAGTCAACGGTATGTTTTTTTATCACCCTGACCATTTGGGTTCTGTAACAATGATCACAGACGGATATGGAAATCCAGCAAGTGGACCGGAGCCTGGAGTGAGCTTTGTATCATATGAGCCATATGGATCCATCAATCGAAACGATTCGTATGGTCCTGATATATTCCGTTACAAATTTACTGGCCAAGTAGAAGACAAGGAGACGGGTCTTTACTTTTACAAATCGAGATACTACGATCCAGTATTGGGAAGATACTTACAAGCGGATTCGGTTGTGGATCCGAAGTCAGTGAACGGCCAGAATCGTTATATGTATGTAGAGGGGAATCCTGTTGGAGCCACCGATCCGTCGGGTCACAGTTTGGACCTAACATTTTATGCAGCGTTGTATCAATACGCTCAAATGCCGAACAATGCTCAGAAGGAGCAAAGTAATTTAATGTTGTTGTATTTGCACAATCAGCAGATTCGGAATACTTCTGGTCCTGGTTGTCCGGCAAGTGGAAAGAATTCTCTAGTATTTGGTAATTTTCAAGGGGCAGGTAGATGTGGAGGAAGTTTGCCGAAACAAGTAATGGAATATATGTTGATTGCACTTTCAAGAGCTGATGTAGGGCCAACAATTGCTCTTGCTTATTATTTTCTCTACAAGCCAAACTCGGCCTTAACTATTGTGGATCGTTCCGGAATTGCTCATGATGAAGAACACAAGTGGTCCTCGAGCAAGCAAGCGATTCATGCAAACGAAGAATGGATTAAGCAATCATGGGGAAATTTTTTCTCGATCAACGAACAAAGGGCAGCTTACAATCGGGAATATGACGCGTTACCGAAGAGTTATGATCGGTATGGTGGTACAGGTAAATCGATAATAGCCGGAGTGAATTACGCAGCGACTACCTTATTTGATTATGAAGCGTTGCGTGTAGGGACCACTCTCTTTGCCATCCAAAATGTAGTTGGTTATACACTTCAATTTGCTCATCATGCAACCTTTGTTCACAAAGGACGATACAACAACTTTTGGAAACCGAATAAATGGAAATTATGATAAAAGGAGAAAGAGGATGAAAACGACCTTACCTAAGTTATTTATGATCGTTTTGTCAGTTTATTTTAATGTGAGTTGTTACATTGGAACACAGAGAGACTCTTGTAGATATAATTTAAAAGAAAATGGAGCATTTGGCCCCAGTCCCGACAGCTGTGAACTTTTGCAGTTAACTGCTGGATTGCCATTACCTAATGATACCGCTGAGATGATTCAGAGTAGAGGAGAAACTTTGAATTTTTTACTTCTTAATTGTTATCGTTACTACGAGCGACTTCAAGAGTGCAATAAAGAAGAAAATCGTTTTATTCCGAGTATTTACGGGATCAACTCTAATCCTACGTCGGACGCAATTGCTGAAAGGATAGTTAGGGAAAAATGACCCCATGAAATTAAAAATCTTACCTTTGATTCTTTTTCTTTTGGTTTCTTGCG comes from the Leptospira sp. WS92.C1 genome and includes:
- a CDS encoding RHS repeat-associated core domain-containing protein gives rise to the protein MKSRVLRILILSVTILFVLNFSFIRSVQNFFSTMAATVTTGIPQKLPVIEANHDGSASTSIPIELPQGTKGVVPSLALTYNSMGGNGVVGVGWDLSGIHTISRNPSYGISYNGTDSYSSSLAGELIDVSGNRTNFHSRKESWIQFIPQGTCGDGPCSWIATDKSGRKIFFGASLDSRIPALGRTAGSIREWTLNREEDVHGNGYDIQYSSIDVSNGDFYPESITYNDRIIRFVFENRNDKTPNYVLGTLERIQKRLDKIEISVGGSVFRTYDLDYSYGPGTGRSILSKIKRSGNNSFGSESFDDIDFTYTNQAGSFSIGSLDYQVFTDTTTMNVFIPNIAVDFLNVFFNSSLPYHPSALDTNIDASLQYVVKVPVPDRNACNLGLASCLCALLVPCWGGNQGFLEYLAGNCAGFLGWGGPDACANGVTSALTAWLPMDLNGDGISDFVAINGTEETGSIHLTGHIQRIGQNPSTFSSWNIPIHYNTFYQPVDLNGDGKTDFAYEDGGKLWGIYSNGSSFSAPVLFGNVSLAGANRNMSIFSPYEYRFHYGPNSTSPLTSNRPAADFFADMNGDELTDFVHANGGSFSIYINRETYFDNPIVIAGGNDFFLNAMVDMTGDGKADYLQLIQTYDNPTLSALRSQKAALDTLMAQYQAEHTRAKSVANSLPVSTTGDTITEEDFQEFVAYLDSNGNSFLADYYELNGSAFNYDSVDLANLQTALESIVSAKMNFVGEQSYTINTQIGAIYAQGTVGQATYALQIRSFNLGNGTSQVSTYSMSNLVDPEKSTLVDVNGDGVLDFVSFTGTQSVVSIFMGNAFSNPIVTNLNASNGKNLSQFNFGEVNGDGLSDLVLFNRESQRFETYLSNGNGNFTLNNHYSFGGFAPQEYTDGNGIERGDQFQISLQDMNLDGISDLSLVFLNVGKTMGKVYYRYSSARNSGEDLLQVASNASGNQSSRVQYALTNQHPGATQPGTGNYPNVPNVSPGFLVVQSEIDMSTGVTHRKNYSYSNLRYNQGTRGVARSLGFASIRETDVNTGFYKITDYFQNDYRLSGSPQSERNYNASDNILRSTVYSAHSFPNPFGTEIAVPGSVTSNLYQNGNLLTTSAKSIVYDSYGFTTSEGEVIGSHSITNATQYLHDTTAWRIGRVVRSRKNVDGTWVEDSQFHYTGENLTSKTQFPASSTPLTTTFGYDSYGNVISVNDPSSGLSTITYDPVLNHFPISKTNALGHVTTASYDSATGLELSITDQNGAVTSTNYDAYGRKLSVIYPGESSPNETYQYENTGIYDVNNHTNNESVAKSVRDTVSGSENVSKIYRDPFGNTIRTENNTAVSGVNTIEEFQFDYSIGKLIRKSLQYLSVQTPQYVTFQYNHPDGDLSSMVEPASTGSILTTVSKSGYTETKSTTYPDGQTESRSETINELGQTVSRTENGRTISYVYSPFGEVRTITDVSGVTTNITYDSIGRRISTQDPNSGAISFGYDSQGRISSQTDARGKSIQFTYDALGRILTQNTNGGEASIQFTYDDASVPFSKGRLTKVVDESGQTEFRFNQRGETIQKTKIVDDITAIFKTDYDSLGRVVTNTYPDGTKLHSLYTPTGSVSNITMDSADGTSVGHSVVRYEGPTLNGNGDPIVRRVTGNGVTMEIAFEPTEQKPLALTTRKPDGTVIGNVEYSYDGKGQLTRIEDRLNPSRSQNFTLDNFGRVTQATGKYGSHVYSYSANGNLLQKANYTLSYGDPQHANAVTTASSANTGTMNYGYDASGNMVSRNGDALRYDSYGKLIEITPNGTTETIRYSYDYTGNRIKSVTNNTLTTSYFFGNDYEILRVSGTPERHTLYVKGIQGETVAQLTREDATLQLAEARTSSSSKENSIESFVGRIVGTHRSGDNGSEESVISVFVGTLTNPFCKDVAIDCGNYYKNRIRGRLVSIFGNSSYFQGGAPTHLFYAIYFLILLGFFYFAYPYFLKGNELLQNLSWRGAGTPAVIVAVFVMTSLPGCGILPGTGSKQGDPPWLLAMGSNVTSGTPNIQNPGINSPGGGEAGGTPVNGMYFYHPDHLGSVTMITDGYGNPASGPEPGVSYVSYEPYGSINRNDSYGPDIFRYKYTGQSEDKETGLYFYKSRYYDPVLGRYLQADSVVDPKSVNGQNRYMYVEGNPVGATDPSGHSLDLTFYAALYQYAQMPNNAQKEQSNLMLLYLHNQQIRNTSGPGCPASGKNSLVFGNFQGNGRCGGSLPKDVTLGMAVIYAGLSLFNNESAAAFALAYYFLYKPNSALTIVDRSGIAHDEEHKWSSSKQAIHANEDWIKQSWGNFYSINEQKAAYNREYDALPKSYDRYGGTGKSIIAGVNYAATTLFDYEALRVGTTLFAIQNVVGYTLQFAHHATFVHKGRYNNFWKPNKWKL